Proteins from a single region of Palaemon carinicauda isolate YSFRI2023 chromosome 1, ASM3689809v2, whole genome shotgun sequence:
- the LOC137653428 gene encoding oocyte zinc finger protein XlCOF6-like encodes MMHDTKETLCSSGGSVYIKEELFSPNSNYHESIGGYFGTAGLHSIQEKLCQPNGNIETETFENTNANANANLRSIMGVNDTEKLHYDDNSYITQSSFGPNESANCNARDPNCTGVGNYKEIPYNSTGGADMIEEVSSHNNSNSYTVKAPCSPSEMSCTEEKFSPHDENIDMLKPNKCGETLIGLKKEAEFDNCLTQPIREETWSCKPCGLNFSLKEHFTAHVIQHSNNQMFACEICNKEYTKKGNLKIHMRQHTGERPFSCDRCSKTFTQKEHLNKHMRYHTRERPFKCEICSKSFMDKGYLNIHIRQHTGELPFTCEVCSKGFTEKGALKKHMIKHTGERPFTCEICGAGYTQKAILTIHKRQHTGERPYSCKVCGKEFTDEGNRKRHMQKHSPDNPISCDVCGKEFAFKTTLQIHMRHHTGELPFSCNVCGKSFAVKGNLNTHMGKHKAKKPYSCETCGKGFSQKGNLDKHKKQHAVKRPFSCEICNKDFIERGNFDVHMRKHTGERPFICEICGKDYAKKEILTRHLRQHTGEKRHSCELCPKSFTEKENLKVHMRKHTGERPFPCETCGRSFFEKRSLKRHMIQHTGERRFLCNLCGRKFTRKESLIKHKNCPPIDQRVQSSFSSQNNEQTTKSPLSYVHIVEQTVGTPSSLVPSLECVKSESENANVCIKEENLEECFVEDNLIILPS; translated from the coding sequence ATGATGCATGATACCAAGGAAACATTGTGTTCATCTGGTGGAAGTGTCTACATTAAAGAGGAGCTTTTTTCTCCGAACTCTAACTATCATGAGAGCATAGGAGGTTATTTTGGTACAGCTGGTCTTCATAGTATTCAGGAGAAACTTTGTCAACCAAATGGAAATAttgaaacagaaacctttgagaACACAAATGCAAATGCTAATGCTAATTTAAGATCTATAATGGGTGTTAATGATACTGAAAAACTTCATTATGATGACAACAGTTATATTACCCAAAGCTCATTTGGTCCTAATGAAAGTGCCAATTGTAATGCAAGAGATCCCAATTGTACTGGGGTTGGCAATTACAAAGAAATCCCATACAACTCAACTGGAGGTGCTGACATGATAGAGGAAGTTTCATCtcataacaatagtaatagttACACTGTGAAAGCTCCTTGCAGTCCGTCTGAAATGTCCTGTACTGAAGAGAAATTTTCTCCTCATGATGAGAACATTGATATGCTGAAACCAAACAAGTGTGGAGAAACTCTTATAGGTCTAAAAAAGGAAGCTGAATTTGATAATTGCTTGACTCAGCCTATTAGAGAAGAAACTTGGTCTTGTAAACCTTGTGGTCTGAATTTTAGCTTGAAAGAGCACTTTACAGCTCATGTAATTCAGCACTCTAATAACCAGATGTTTGCTTGTGAAATTTGTAACAAAGAATACACAAAGAAAGGAAATCTCAAGATTCATATGCGACAACACACTGGAGAAAGACCATTCTCATGTGATAGATGCTCTAAGACATTTACTCAAAAAGAGCACTTGAACAAACATATGAGGTACCATACAAGGGAAAGACCATTTAAATGTGAAATATGTTCCAAGTCATTTATGGACAAAGGatacctaaatatacatataaggCAGCATACAGGTGAGCTTCCCTTTACTTGTGAGGTATGTAGCAAAGGTTTTACAGAAAAAGGAGCCCTCAAGAAACATATGATAAAGCATACTGGTGAGCGGCCATTCACCTGTGAAATTTGTGGCGCAGGTTATACTCAGAAAGCCATTCTCACCATACACAAGAGACAGCACACTGGAGAACGACCTTATTCGTGCAAGGTCTGTGGTAAGGAATTTACAGATGAAGGGAATAGAAAGAGACATATGCAAAAACACTCTCCTGACAACCCTATTAGTTGTGATGTTTGTGGAAAGGAATTTGCTTTTAAAACTACCCTTCAGATTCACATGAGACATCATACAGGCGAACTTCCATTTTCTTGTAATGTATGTGGTAAATCATTTGCTGTGAAAGGAAATCTAAATACTCACATGGggaaacacaaagctaaaaaaCCATATTCCTGTGAAACTTGTGGTAAAGGTTTCTCTCAGAAAGGAAATCTTGATAAGCATAAGAAACAACATGCAGTTAAAAGACCATTCTCTTGTGAGATATGTAATAAAGATTTCATTGAAAGAGGGAACTTTGATGTGCACATGAGAAAACATACTGGTGAGCGGCCATTCATTTGTGAAATATGTGGCAAAGATTATGCAAAAAAGGAAATCCTCACAAGACACTTACGGCAACACACGGGGGAGAAACGTCACTCCTGTGAACTCTGCCCTAAAAgttttactgaaaaagaaaatcttaaagtACATATGAGGAAACATACAGGTGAACGACCATTTCCATGTGAAACATGTGGGAGGAGCTTTTTTGAGAAAAGGAGTCTAAAGAGGCATATGATCCAGCACACAGGTGAGCGTCGGTTTTTATGTAACTTGTGTGGTAGAAAGTTCACTCGAAAAGAAAGCCTTATTAAACACAAGAATTGCCCCCCCATTGACCAAAGGGTACAATCTTCCTTTTCTTCCCAAAATAATGAACAAACTACAAAATCCCCACTCTCTTATGTTCACATTGTTGAACAAACTGTTGGGACTCCATCTTCCTTGGTTCCCTCGTTAGAGTGTGTGAAGTCTGAATCTGAAAATGCAAATGTTTGTATAAAAGAAGAGAACCTAGAGGAGTGTTTTGTGGAAGATAATCTTATTATTCTTCCTTCTTGA